In Zingiber officinale cultivar Zhangliang chromosome 9B, Zo_v1.1, whole genome shotgun sequence, the genomic window ATCACCCTGTTTGGAAATAACTTAAGTcatggaattgaattgaattccattatgAATTAAATTCCATAAgaaattgaattcaattctcatgtttggaatgaattgcaacttaagttatagaattcttatgttttaccattttatccttctctcttttttcttttcttttttacaaagaagagagaatgagggcacaatggacataatatggagaattgaattccctatctaaattcacacataaagaggtgtgatttacttttgccttgtttgatgaaattggaattgaattccatatcaattcttagctacaaaatcattccaaagcatggaattcaattccaattctaaaaggaattgaattccatatcattcCAAACAGGCTGTAAGATAGAAAAGCTCCATACCGAATAGATTTTTTCGAAGATAGGAAGGAGATCTCAATGAAAACACCCAAGGCGCGACTGACACTTGGTTTGTGGAAGAGTAAGGACGGTTCGTTTGTAATCGTTTTTCACTAGGATGATCAAAAGATCGAAAGATCTACTTTCCAAGGATCGATCACCGGCAAAATCGACACTCGAAGAATTGGTGAACTCACAATAAGTGTTTACCATATCGGTTAATTCATGCATTCGATTCTACACAAGGTCCTCGGCTTCCAATTCTAGGTTCTTCCTCCATCAACATTTCTATCTTCTTACCGGCCATTCATTTATTCAGCTTTTGGACACAATCACTTTCCACTCAAATTTTCAACATATATTACACAATTAATTGTCTGATTTCAAGACACAGGTCGGGGCGAAGCCTTGGGACTTGTAAATATTCTTACCTCCCCCTCATCAAACCAGAGTGTCACAAGAAACATGCCATCCGCCTTATAGAATTTTCATGCTCTTTGGAATTGAAACTACGTGGCAAATTAACAGCGATCCTTTttctttcaaaagaaaaaaaagcaCAATCACTCATTCCTCGTATCATCATCACCCAACTTTTCAGTTCTTCGTTTGTTTTTTGTACAAACGAACTCGCACGTAAATTTAAATTCATTTCAAAACGACATACCTGCACGAATTACTTAATTAGAGAAAGAAAGCATGCAAAAGCTCAGAATAAGGCGAATACTctttcaatttcttcttctttcaaagTTCGGTGCCGACAAGAGCTTTGCATTCCCCCTCATGGAGAGTATGCATTAGGCCAGTGGTCTAAGAAAAGCTTCTTAATAATTCTCATCTGGGTCCTACTCTCTGTCTTTGGTCAAGCAAAAAAACTTCTCATGGTCAAACACTGCACGCCTCCTACTTTTGAATCGAGATCATGCATCGATCGGTCCAATATTCTGAATATTAACCAAATGCATGCATGGTCAGAAAAATATAATGATGAGGAATTAATCATTCCTTTTTGAATGAATCAAGGCACAAACATAAAACTTAATTTATATATCCCCAAACCGTAGATTAGCAACCAAGTCCACAGCAGTAGCATTGGCTAGACGATTGATTATCCCGTGGTCAACATGTACATGGAAGATGAACTCACTATTCATGACAGGCTCTGTTACTTTGAGCCGGTGATCGATCGAGAACTTAAAGCCGATGCGATTCCGATTCCGATTCCGATTAGAAAAGCAACTTTGACGATCAGTCAAAGGCGTTTGACGAGGCAGTCTGCGGCACGTGGATTGAGACAGTGGAGCTTCTTCCCACTTCAACTCCCAGCCTTTCCCGGCGTAGCAGAGAGAGAGAGCGCTCAGCGATGGCTGGCTGGCTGGCTTCTAGAGATTGACGTCCAGACCCGAAGGACGCAGTAGAAAGAGGTTGAATTGAACAGTTCAGTCAAAGTGTCAGTCAAACTGCCACCAAACTGAAACGGAAGGCGAGGAAATTGAAAAAGCAGAGACACGTAGCCAGAGACATGCGTAGACTAATCAAAGGCCTCGATCTTCCTCTGCCTCTCTTCCCTCACTCACGCCCAATAAAAATCTCGGTGAACATGCCAAAAGCTAATACGAATTGACTATTCTGTCAGGATTCAGCGGCCGGCCCCTTTGcttttttatttgtttgtttgtttgaacACTATGCTGGTCTCTTCCGTCCTCCGTGCTGAATTCtaatttgttatatatataaATGCTCCCCTCATTCTCACTTCTTGTTCTTATCTTCCTCTATGATCTGACGAATATTGGGAGCGGATTGAAATGAGAACAGTAGTACGGGATTGAAGCCTCTTGATCGTGTGGCGATGATCCCTTGGTGTTTGCACTTGGTCGGCGCCTCCGTAAGGACCAGCCCCACCCCGGACGGCGCCGGTGTTCGCGTCGTCGCCTACGATGGCCGGGTGAAGGTCTACGACCGGCCAGTGACGGCGGCGGAGGTGATGAAGGACCACCCTTGCCACCTCGTCTGCCGCTCCGACGCTTTCTTTATCGGGCAAAAGGTGCCGCCTGTCGCCGCCGGCGTCCAGCTGCAGCCGGGGCAGTCCTACTTCCTCTTCCCCTCCCATTTCTTCCACTCCGTTCTCTCCTTCGTCACCCTCGCCGCCTCTCTCGTCGGCCCCGGCGGCAAGGGTGCCGCGGCCGTGCGCC contains:
- the LOC122023219 gene encoding uncharacterized protein LOC122023219, whose amino-acid sequence is MIPWCLHLVGASVRTSPTPDGAGVRVVAYDGRVKVYDRPVTAAEVMKDHPCHLVCRSDAFFIGQKVPPVAAGVQLQPGQSYFLFPSHFFHSVLSFVTLAASLVGPGGKGAAAVRPFDIRKTAAGTLQITLSDEFLKGRERDGEQSRSKGVVTTDALEKEYRMLVRCKSRQWAPKLETIRESERRSKMGIESFKRRRKKESH